In a genomic window of Arvicanthis niloticus isolate mArvNil1 chromosome 8, mArvNil1.pat.X, whole genome shotgun sequence:
- the S1pr2 gene encoding sphingosine 1-phosphate receptor 2: MGGLYSEYLNPEKVLEHYNYTKETLDMQETPSRKVASAFIIILCCAIVVENLLVLIAVSRNSKFHSAMYLFLGNLAASDLLAGVAFVANTLLSGPVTLSLTPLQWFAREGSAFITLSASVFSLLAIAIERQVAIAKVKLYGSDKSCRMLMLIGASWLISLILGGLPILGWNCLDQLEACSTVLPLYAKYYVLCVVTIFSVILLAIVALYVRIYFVVRSSQVDVAGPQTLALLKTVTIVLGVFIICWLPAFSILLLDSTCPVRACPVLYKAHYFFAFATLNSLLNPVIYTWRSRDLRREVLRPFQCWRRGKGVTGRRGGNPGHRLLPLRSSSSLERGMHMPTSPTFLEGNTVV; encoded by the coding sequence ATGGGCGGCTTATACTCAGAGTACCTCAATCCTGAGAAGGTTCTGGAACACTACAATTACACCAAGGAGACGCTGGACATGCAGGAGACCCCCTCCCGCAAGGTGGCCTCCGCCTTCATCATCATCTTATGCTGTGCCATCGTGGTGGAGAACCTTCTGGTGCTAATCGCAGTGTCCAGGAACAGCAAGTTCCACTCAGCGATGTACCTGTTCCTAGGCAACCTGGCAGCCTCCGACCTGCTGGCAGGCGTGGCCTTTGTGGCCAACACCTTGCTCTCAGGGCCTGTCACTCTGTCCTTAACTCCCTTGCAGTGGTTTGCCCGAGAGGGTTCAGCCTTCATCACGCTCTCCGCCTCGGTCTTCAGCCTCCTGGCCATCGCCATCGAGAGACAAGTGGCCATCGCCAAGGTCAAGCTCTACGGCAGTGACAAAAGCTGTCGAATGTTGATGCTCATTGGGGCCTCATGGCTGATATCACTGATTCTGGGTGGCTTGCCCATCCTGGGCTGGAATTGTCTGGACCAGCTAGAGGcctgctccactgtgctgcccctCTATGCTAAGTACTATGTGCTCTGCGTGGTTACCATCTTCTCCGTCATCTTACTGGCTATTGTGGCATTGTATGTCCGAATCTACTTTGTAGTCCGCTCCAGCCAAGTGGATGTTGCTGGTCCTCAGACACTGGCCCTGCTCAAGACGGTCACCATTGTACTAGGTGTTTTCATCatctgctggctgccagcttttaGCATTCTTCTCTTAGATTCCACCTGTCCCGTCCGGGCCTGCCCCGTCCTCTACAAAGCCCATTATTTTTTTGCCTTTGCCACCCTCAACTCACTGCTCAACCCTGTCATCTATACATGGCGTAGCCGGGACCTTCGGAGGGAGGTGCTGAGGCCGTTCCAGTGCTGGCGGCGCGGCAAGGGAGTGACGGGACGCAGAGGTGGGAACCCTGGTCACCGACTCCTGCCCCTCCGCAGCTCCAGCTCACTGGAGAGAGGCATGCATATGCCTACATCACCAACGTTTCTGGAGGGCAACACAGTGGTCTGA